A genomic window from Gammaproteobacteria bacterium includes:
- the groL gene encoding chaperonin GroEL (60 kDa chaperone family; promotes refolding of misfolded polypeptides especially under stressful conditions; forms two stacked rings of heptamers to form a barrel-shaped 14mer; ends can be capped by GroES; misfolded proteins enter the barrel where they are refolded when GroES binds), giving the protein MSAKEVKFGNDARHRMVAGVNILANAVKVTLGPKGRNVVLDKAFGAPTITKDGVSVAKEIELEDKFENMGAQMVKEVSSQTSDAAGDGTTTATVLAQSILAEGMKAVAAGMNPMDLKRGIDKAVIATVEALKAMSVPCEDDKAIAQVGTISANSDEAIGGIIAEAMGKVGKEGVITVEEGSGLQNELDVVEGMQFDRGYLSPYFINTQESMSVEMDNPLILVFDKKISNIRDLLPILEGVAKAGRPLLIIAEDVEGEALATLVVNNMRGIVKVSAVKAPGFGDRRKAMLEDLAVVTGGTVISEEVGLSLEKATIDDLGTAKKVSITKENTTIIDGAGNTADIEARVAQIRAQIEDASSDYDKEKLQERVAKLAGGVAVIKVGAATEMEMKEKKARVEDALHATRAAVEEGVVPGGGVALVRALQSLGNLKGDNHDQDMGISLAKRAMEEPLRQIVSNAGAEPSVVLNRVAEGKGNFGYNAATGEYGDMVEMGILDPTKVTRTALQNAGSVAGLMITTEAMVAERPSEAAGGGMPDMGGMGGMGGMGGMM; this is encoded by the coding sequence ATGTCCGCAAAAGAAGTGAAATTCGGTAATGACGCCCGCCACCGCATGGTCGCCGGCGTTAACATTTTGGCCAATGCCGTCAAGGTTACCCTCGGTCCCAAGGGCCGTAACGTGGTGCTGGACAAGGCCTTCGGCGCTCCCACCATCACCAAGGATGGCGTCTCCGTCGCCAAGGAAATCGAGCTGGAAGACAAGTTCGAGAACATGGGCGCACAGATGGTGAAGGAAGTCTCTTCGCAGACCTCCGATGCGGCCGGTGACGGTACCACTACCGCGACTGTGCTGGCCCAGTCCATTCTGGCCGAAGGCATGAAGGCCGTGGCCGCAGGCATGAACCCTATGGACCTCAAACGCGGTATCGACAAGGCCGTGATTGCCACGGTTGAAGCCCTGAAGGCTATGTCGGTTCCCTGTGAAGACGACAAGGCCATCGCTCAGGTGGGTACTATCTCCGCCAACTCCGACGAAGCCATCGGTGGCATCATCGCCGAAGCCATGGGTAAGGTCGGCAAAGAAGGTGTTATCACTGTTGAAGAGGGTTCCGGTCTGCAGAATGAACTGGACGTCGTGGAAGGCATGCAGTTTGATCGCGGCTATCTCTCACCCTATTTCATCAATACCCAGGAAAGCATGAGCGTGGAAATGGACAATCCACTGATCCTGGTATTCGACAAGAAGATCTCCAACATCCGTGACCTGCTGCCTATCCTGGAAGGTGTGGCCAAGGCGGGCCGTCCGTTGCTGATCATCGCGGAAGATGTCGAGGGCGAGGCCCTGGCCACGCTGGTGGTGAACAACATGCGCGGTATCGTCAAGGTCTCCGCCGTCAAGGCGCCGGGTTTTGGTGATCGCCGCAAGGCCATGCTGGAAGATCTGGCTGTGGTCACCGGTGGTACCGTGATTTCAGAAGAAGTGGGTCTGTCGCTTGAAAAGGCCACTATTGATGATCTGGGTACGGCCAAGAAAGTCAGCATCACCAAAGAAAACACCACCATTATCGATGGTGCCGGTAATACCGCCGACATTGAAGCCCGTGTTGCCCAGATCCGCGCGCAGATCGAAGATGCCAGCTCCGATTACGACAAGGAGAAGCTGCAGGAACGCGTCGCCAAGTTGGCCGGCGGTGTGGCCGTGATCAAGGTGGGTGCGGCGACCGAAATGGAAATGAAAGAGAAGAAGGCCCGCGTTGAAGACGCCCTGCACGCGACGCGCGCAGCCGTTGAAGAGGGCGTGGTGCCTGGTGGTGGTGTGGCGCTGGTGCGTGCCCTGCAGTCCCTGGGCAATCTCAAGGGTGACAATCACGACCAGGACATGGGCATCAGCCTGGCCAAACGCGCCATGGAAGAGCCGCTGCGGCAGATCGTTTCCAATGCCGGTGCTGAACCGTCCGTTGTGTTGAACAGGGTGGCGGAAGGCAAGGGTAACTTTGGTTACAATGCGGCGACCGGTGAATACGGCGACATGGTGGAGATGGGTATCCTTGATCCCACCAAGGTCACACGTACCGCGCTGCAGAATGCCGGTTCAGTGGCGGGTCTGATGATCACCACCGAGGCCATGGTAGCCGAGCGACCTTCCGAAGCCGCCGGTGGCGGAATGCCGGACATGGGTGGCATGGGCGGCATGGGTGGTATGGGCGGCATGATGTAA